In Halichondria panicea chromosome 13, odHalPani1.1, whole genome shotgun sequence, one genomic interval encodes:
- the LOC135346676 gene encoding kelch-like protein 18, with translation MAIEMDSIVKENSQQKYWYRPSHHFSLAFRKLADMRKAVKMCDICLRILKETFYAHKAVLVASSPYFEAMFLSGMTESRQDEIELMEIDPKSFELLLNFFYEGELCITASNVQALLSTASVFQVEQVKLACSEFLESQLQPENCLGIINFAEAHGCPSLKRAACRYAISKYVEVSKCEEFLTLTLPQVLNFLCKDDLRVNGEEDVYDSALRWVNFDVQSRSALLPTLLSKIRLPLMSPEILVDKVKSNKLINNSLECRDLLDEALIIYLLPERSGIISSEKRRARKCYIDTGTIYAVGGLNSLGATLSSVERFDSSSETWESITPMGTLRSRVGVAVVDDKLFAFGGYDGTSRLATVECYDSKVDEWKVKSSMTSRRSALSIAVMGSSVYVVGGYDGNNSLSTMERYDVNIDQWHKEPSMHTCRSAAGASVLGKHIYVVGGHDGLSIFNTVEQYDPVSAVWTMVTPMNTRRCRVGVTSNNKFLYSVGGYDGQTFLNTAEYYDPDSNQWFMLPPMACSRSRVGVAAIAKNIYAIGGYNGLSNLNSVEVFNTDSEVWSAAPAMQTHQGGVGVAVLLRD, from the exons ATGGCGATCGAAATGGACAGTATTGTCAAAGAAAACTCTCAACAAAAGTATTGGTATAGACCAAGCCACCACTTCTCACTTGCTTTTAGGAAGTTGGCAGATATGAGAAAGGCTGTTAAGATGTGTGATATTTGTTTAAGGATTTTGAAAGAGACGTTTTATGCGCATAAAGCTGTACTAGTTGCCTCTTCACCATACTTCGAAGCTATGTTTCTAAGTGGAATGACTGAGTCACGGCAAGATGAAATCGAATTGATGGAAATTGATCCCAAATCATTTGAGTTATTGTTGAACTTCTTCTATGAAGGGGAGCTTTGTATCACAGCTTCAAATGTCCAAGCTCTCTTAAGTACGGCAAGTGTGTTCCAAGTAGAGCAAGTCAAGCTTGCATGTTCTGAATTTCTCGAAAGCCAGCTTCAACCTGAAAATTGTTTAggtatcattaattttgctgaagCTCATGGTTGCCCTTCACTTAAAAGAGCAGCCTGCAGGTATGCCATTTCGAAGTATGTCGAAGTGTCTAAGTGTGAAGAGTTCCTAACTCTGACGTTGCCCCAGGTGCTTAATTTCCTGTGCAAGGATGATCTGCGAGTGAACGGAGAGGAAGATGTGTACGATTCGGCTTTACGATGGGTTAACTTTGATGTGCAAAGTCGGAGCGCTCTGTTACCAACATTATTAAGTAAGATAAGGTTACCGTTGATGTCTCCTGAAATATTGGTAGACAAAGTGAAATCAAACAAGCTCATAAATAATTCCTTGGAATGCCGAGATCTCCTCGATGAAGCTCTTATTATATATTTGCTACCTGAGCGCAGTGGAATCATATCATCTGAGAAACGACGTGCTAGAAAATGCTACATTGATACTGGCACAATATATGCTGTCGGTGGATTAAATTCTCTAGGTGCTACACTGTCCTCTGTAGAAAG GTTTGATTCGTCTTCAGAGACCTGGGAATCTATTACACCAATGGGTACTCTAAGGAGTCGCGTGGGGGTTGCTGTTGTTGATGATAAGTTATTTGCATTTGGAGGCTATGACGGTACTTCTCGACTTGCTACCGTTGAGTGCTATGACTCAAAG GTAGATGAATGGAAAGTTAAGTCTTCAATGACTTCCAGACGAAGTGCTCTAAGCATTGCAGTTATGGGTAGCAGTGTTTATGTCGTTGGCGGGTATGATGGCAATAACTCACTCAGTACCATGGAGAG GTATGACGTGAACATTGATCAATGGCATAAGGAGCCGTCCATGCATACTTGCCGAAGTGCAGCTGGAGCTAGTGTTTTAGGGAAGCACATTTATGTAGTAG GTGGACATGATGGCTTGTCAATATTCAATACCGTTGAACAATATGATCCGGTATCAGCAGTGTGGACAATGGTAACTCCTATGAATACACGGAGGTGTCGAGTTGGAGTGACATCGAACAACAAGTTTCTTTACAG TGTTGGTGGATATGATGGGCAAACATTTTTAAATACTGCCGAGTATTATGATCCCGACAGCAATCAGTGGTTTATGCTGCCTCCAATGGCGTGCAGTCGAA GTCGTGTTGGTGTAGCTGCAATAGCTAAGAATATTTACGCTATTGGCGGCTATAACGGTTTGTCAAATCTAAATTCTGTGGAAGTTTTCAACACTGACAGTGAAGTTTGGTCTGCAGCACCAGCAATGCAAACTCATCAAGGTGGTGTAGGAGTAGCCGTGTTACTGAGGGATTAA